The Macadamia integrifolia cultivar HAES 741 chromosome 3, SCU_Mint_v3, whole genome shotgun sequence genome segment aatatgtcggatcgggtcaatcttcaaaacaggtcaagaattcgagacaaacttaacacccCCCGTTAACACAGAATTTACCATCAATGCCTTTGAGTACCCAGACCTTTTGATCCTATTGATCTCATCCACCTAGACCCTCTACTCGCCGCATCACTTTCCATTCCCCAATCTGGTTCTGGAACTGCCCCACCCAATCTTATTCAAACTATTCTTCTTTCTAAGCTATATCTTTGAACTTTACTTCCACCCCTTCagatccaccaccaccaccagctaCAACCTGTTTCCCAGATGTCAACCCTCACCCTGATAGTTCCCTCCATatggactcttctcaagaggaACAAACCAACCCCAAAGGAGAAAGAACCTGCTAAAGTTCAACATGAGCAGCTTCCCTCAAGGGACCGAGAGATAACAAGGATTTAGAGGATTTCAATATTTCTCATGTGTCTATGGCTGAGATTGCAGAATTAAAAGATTTGTCATCTGAAGTGATTCACCGGTCCAGCTTACGCcgattaaagggaaaaaaattgagtAATTGGGTATGTGAACTCAAGACAGAGAAGGAACACCACAATTCTTGACAGAAGTGGAGAGCCATCTACTTTAGTGAGGAATCTGGcaaaggaaaggagagaagggagACATAGGATCTTTGTAATTTGGTAactgaaaaaattcaaaatttcatctCTTTTTCTGCATTTTCTGTATTATTTTTTGCTTGTTCTCCCTCAGTGCCAAAGCTATAAGGCGGgcttctttttatatttttttttaagtttacttTTTCATTTGTAACACGAAGATCTTAGCTAGAATGTAAGGGGTATCCACTCCAAAAATACCAAGCTTGCTCTTAGGAACCATTTCCTTAAGCACTTGCCTGATCTTATGTTCCTGTCTGAAACCAAATTATATGATTTAGATAACTCTATTTTACTGAGAGAATTGAGATCCCTCAAGACCCCTGTCTTCTAAAAAAAGCTTGGGGAAGAAAGGACTCATTCTAGGACAATATGATCTAGCTATTACTGACTCTCTGGTTTTTAagaatttcttttcccttttcttctataATAAGATTTACGACCAGTCTTGGTGCCTCATCTGTGTATATGCCCCTCTATCGAGCACTAGAGCCTCTTTATGGGAATCTCTGTAGGAATATTTACACTGTTTCTGTTCCCTTTCTTATTATTGGAGATTGTAATGAAGTAATCATCGGCAATAATAAACTGGGATGGATAcctgttgtcacaccccattctcactgaaccgggccagtgaccgggttaacaccgattaacccaaacctgccaggatcatctgatactgtattccaccacagcatacacacaactaataaaacttatcagatcagcggaagactaagttttacctgtgaataatcccataatacttgatacctgaattgtgatacaatagttatatacatgtgggcccgaaggcatgatatttacacaataaaggtacaattcacatatcaagtacataaaggaaaccatcaaaataatcagagtacacagctcggctcggtatcaaaggctagagctcagctcggcatcaagggttgagcccagctcggcatcacatggtagagctcagctcggcctcaaaagtggagctcagctcgacatcagaactgcggtcccacagcacaactctcgcatgagcagtcaatgccgtgctctaactcctcaggggcccaccagtcctcttcagggaactcgattgtgggacccaccccgtgctcctcagatgtatgacctgcaaaatcatctaaaaaaatggTACCCGcaggatgagctcactagctcagtaagtggtaagatggaccacacagcagtccacacatcaaaacacaatcatatgcactacatgccatgcaatacattttaaatcacatccacctaagcaacattactaagtcttcggtttagtgctactacagccacagtgcgcgtatactccgggtacgagccacgaactccatcccgtgatacgcccatagggctgtcggagaaggcccaccatgagtacttgaaaaagtaaaaacatgccgaccaccggctctcaacagaaatgtaaatgactgaaattaaaggtgctgactccagcaatttaaaagcagtacgattggccctcttgaatataccaccggggttgccgactgtcctaatgaccggtgggcgttatgtctaaccgccacagtgacccgataactgcgaccactgcttccccccaaatggtaacccaacaccttaacccctgttgggaagggtcgtagcacgggatggtgaaaatcctaaaccgcatgctcctatatgacaatagtacgattgcatagtgccatcacgtcccataccacgggccaccaatgcactcgtttccaagccgactacgacatctagtctattaatgcattatgcccaatgatgtcaacattcatcacataagcatctcatcatttggcatttagaaagtaacatagcacacatgcaaaacaatgtgaggatgactaatctatataacattttcatgatggcatgactagactagatacaattaaatgaatgccaaaaaattccttgaaacaaggccaaacgtcctctccccacttacttgtagtgtacaaggattcccgctcggtacgggtgagatccggtgcgagaagcgtaggatttggtgaacctaacatgagtgagcggggttagtatttcaccattttgaaatcaaaattaacacgatctaatgacacgatcatgtttagaatcctaaaagaaggtcacacgtccgatttgggtccaatcagacgtaAAAATACActcggggcctctcaggtgggtcaaacagcccacctgtctggcccaccggtctggcccaccggtctccaccagcgggcaggttggccctcCGGTTGGCCCACaggtctggcccgtcggtttGGCCAaggggtctgctaagaccggcgggctgGGTGGCCCCGCCGGTtagcccgccggtctggcctgccggttgtgcccaaaggccctgccctctcaggcgggtgcccacaagcgggccagatggcccaccggtcttgcccactggtcttggctggaaaactgttgtttcttcccaactttctccattctttgggaattcaaatgggatttttccaaacccattattcacactttcaatgtcttataggatggttctaacctacatctaggttagatttaaggaatgggaagccatcttaccttctttgctcaagaacaccttcaaaaccccaaaatcacttcaaatccacaatgcttctccaaccttgtaaatacttcttcaaatccttcaagatcaacacataaatcatctattaaaccttagattcatcatttcaaaggggatttccaagatctcaagaaaccctactcgaatcaaaggtttatgcttgggtatggtgaatgtttaaggaacccaactttgcttacctctaaatgtagatctagtgttgaagatcactcttccggcaccggaatggggagatcaagcttcggcgccgatgacatccatctcttcttcctcttccttctcttcctttcttcttccctttcttttctctctcctctttactatcctcaccaacgtacgagtgtcataaatgaaaaagaaaataaaatcataaatgctatatatatacttcttaattaactactaattcacatggatgggtcactcaggtgggtgggtgcgcccacctgtccgtccacctgtccgcccacctgagggtcaaaacttgggattttgacagagttcgggccttggcgcgaaccccacccttggcatacgatgtaatatatgtatgcaccttaatatacggctacatacctgctttatccgtacatggccttatgataggtgcatgtacacgacttgggtattcccgtctcttttggcactggctcggacttgtcgggtcagccggtgtttaaggttatccttgccatcatagtccataaggaacccgctctaactctctccggttcgggtcctgcatagttaaaccgggtcaaccgtgaaatcagaccgggtttaagaagtagggtattacactaaACCTTGAACCTTGCCAACAAGTTTTTTACATTATGATTTAGTAAGTACATAGGCTGTTTAACCTAAAAAATAACCCAGTTTGGAAACATTACACTGCAATGCAACCAGAAAGTTTCCCTTCTCTACTTTGGAGCACTACCCTTTTGAGTCTCCACAAAAAATGATATGAGAGGATATATTTTCTTTTCGGTAAGATATATGCCGGGATGACTTTCGACAGATAAAGCCCATGGAGGCTAGTTAACCGTAAAAGAGAGACTTGTACCATTAAGTCCAatatgaaaatatcattttgcACAGTGCATAAATAGGTGGATTGGCTCAGTTGGGCTTGTTCATAGGCCTGGCTGAGCCAATTTGACCCTTGCATCATGACTGTTGGtttaattaattaggtttaCATTAGGCGAACATAGTAATATTTATAATTGGTTGGTCAAGTTCATGCTTTTTAAAATCAAGCTAAACGGACTTTAGACAGGCTACAGGCTTGTTTAAATCTAAACAGGCTTCATATGGGTCTTAAAAAGTCCTCAAAATATTCTAATAAATTAGGGACCTCAAATTAccattttctattaaaaactAGGTATCTAAAAATACTCTGTACTTCAAATCTAAGCAACAAAAAACCTGGCAcaaactctttaaagttttaggaTGTGGGACTTTCGAGTCACAAAAGGAATTTCAAATGCTAAAATTATTCTAAAAAGTCAGGCTAGATCAGGGTCATAATCAATCAATCCCAATCGAATGACTGATGAGTATCCCACTCACATTTGGAACAACCGTTTATAAACAGATCTGGCTGGTCCGAACTTTACAGGATTGGGCAGGcctcaaattgacaccccttacGGCCCTACGATTACCCTTGGAAAATGTAGCTAACAATAGTCATGTACATGGAAAACATCTTAAACTGTTGGATTATCAGGGGGTGCATTTTTGGAGCTTTATTatctccatttttctttcattattttgcCCATGGGCCCTTGTGTTTTTCTTCGTCACTCCTAACAAACAAATTAGGGACTGTCCAAATGTAacctaatttaaaattttctaaaagTCCGTATACTATAATTAATAGGATCTTAGCTGAACATAGGGGTAGTTATGTCATTtggtttttaaattttgaattgccaagaatcaaaatccattgtcatttgtaaAGGATAGTTTGGTAATTTCTCAAGCTTTTATTTCCTacttttgttcattattttatggataaaaatcctctgtaaTTTTCATCTCGAGAAATATTGTGCAATACCCTATGCAGATGTCGATTATTAAAGAGATCTAGTGGGGAGTTAAAACAAGCAATCAAAACGTTCGCAAGAGACTGATATGGTGCTTATCAGAGTTAGAACAAGCAAACAAAACGTTGCAGCAGTCATGCCCACCCTAATCATCGGTTCTGTTGCCATCCCCATTCTTCTTTTCAAGAGTTCACCTTTAGAGCTGATCGCTTAGCTCAgaacttgaaattttgaaaacaatAACAGCCAAggaggacaagaagaagaacaaaaagaacTGTTGTGGGAGTtggggtagagagagagagagagagagagggggaatgGATAGAAATCTCTTAGGTTTTGAGTTAAAACATGAACCGATTGGTTTGAATAGCCGATTCGGTTTGATTTAAGCTGAAGAACCACAGTTTTGGATTGTTTCATTGGAGGGTTAATCTGAGCCGTTCAATCCGAAATGTCCACCTGTTGATGTCGGCAGGGTTATTGCACAGTATTGCACGCGATCGGAATTGCAAAGGATTTTTATACCCTTTTTCTTGAATATAgggccatatatatatatatattgaattaaTAGAAAAAGAGCGATGTACATGAACGGATTGAAAATCCAAGGACAGATTATTTACAAGGAAACTATGGGGAACAGAGAGGCTAGCACATGATCTTCCAAAAGATGCAAGACAGTCAGCTAGCTACTGAATTCTTTTCCCTATAAACATGAACAAAAGAGACATCACAAAATTAATTGCATAGTTGGAGGCAGTCTTCAATAATGTACGTAATACACGCCTGGAGATCATCTGATTGTCTCCTTCAATTATAAAAAGAGAGTGAAGACCTTTGGAAAGTGCTATACGCTGTAGTGCTAAAAACCACAATCTATAATGCTGCAGTTCAAGTTTGGAATATATACACTTGAAATCAACATATGGAACAATCAGAATAATGAAAACACACTGCAAACCATGTAAAAACAAGGAGATTTTCATCTCTTCAGAAAATATACTTAACAGAACTTGAGGCCATGACCATGGAACTTCTCTTCTGTGATCTGGTCAATTCGTTCAATCATCTCAGATGTAAGATAGTTTGCCCAGTCCCCAACCTTACCTTTTCTAAAGAAAGCCTCATATCCAAGACTACTTGAGTGTTTTCCAGTCTTGTTCACCTCAAGACTACTCAAATTCTCAAAGCTGCACAACCTCAAGATCTTATCAACtaatccttgctctttttcttcctcagacGTGAAAGGGAATCCCACAAAATGAGCTACTCTTTTCAAAACACCACCTGGGTCTGCTTGTAACTCTTCATAGTTGATGAACAACACCTGTTGAGGCCTTTCCAGACTAGCTCTCCAGTAAACCAACACATGATCCCAGAAAGGCCCAAATTGATAAACCCCCTTGCAGAACCTCTCAAATGCTTCCATAGCACTCAAAGGTGGCTTTGAGACCGTGGCTCTGATCTTGTTATTAAAATGCCACAAGGAAACAAACACATCTTTTGGATTCCGGTAAAGATAAACAATCCGGGAACCAGAATCGATCATCCTCTGTGGCAGTGATGTGAAAGATATGTGAGTTCCAAAGAGCCTGGGAGAGGGAAGGATTTCGAGGTCAGGAATGATTTCGCCATTGTAAACCGTTATCTCTAGAAATGGCACTAGGAGCTGGGGGTTTTCGGAGAGCAAGGGATGATGATTGTAGGTGGGTGGGTACATACCGCGGTTAACAGCGGCGAAGAGAAGGGCTTTGATCCATGTAGTGCCTGATTTTGGGGTGGTTGCAATGATAATGTCGCTTGAGCGAGCCTTGAAGTGGTCTTGGACTGCGAGTACTCCTGGGCAATATATGTCTGGATACCAGAAGCCTTGGTAATGGCAGAAATAATTCTCAAATGCCCAACCTTCCTCTTTCGGAAGGCTTGAAATGAGGATTTTGTACCTCTGGTAACTACTCTCATTTTCTTCCTTCGGatctgcctctgcctctgcctctgcctctgccttTGCCATTGTTGGTGtaattgttttcaattttatCAAGGGAGTTCCAACTTACACAACTGGTGGTGGTACCTACAAGTATTCTATTAATTAGTATTCTAGTGTATTATCTGGTCCTGGTCCCTGGTCCCTGGTCCTTTCACCACAAATGGACAAAAGCTGAGTATTCTATTAATTAGGATTCCTATCTCTTTTTCAATTATGACATACTAAAAAACTCAATTCTTTGGATTTAAAAGTCAAAAAGAAATTACTTTTAAAAAGTATGATtaaaaatttaagtaatttataattaatgatcaaaagattcttttctttttccatttattcttccctttcctAATTGCTTAACTATATGTGAAAGCAAAAAACCCTTGCGATGCCAAATGGCTATAGTGACTATCCATTTGTCACAATCTTGACAAAATTGAGAACCTTCCACAAACAATGGCAGGCTACACGTCTTATAAAAATTGCTTTGTTactaaaactagagatgagaaagaagaaaatgagagtACCTACTGGTaagaatgtgaatttgaaatcaaaattatttactgaaatcaaatcgaatcgtTTATATTGAAATTGTAaaatcgtttattaaatggttaagttttaattttaaaattcaaaccgtgattcggttttgattttaaagtttaaatcaTTGGTGAACCTTTTAAATAAACCGTTAAACTGATTAGCATATACATAATAAGTTTAAGTTAtccaatgttaagtttacatatatttcaataaaaaaaatttaagtttatattaaactgttggatttatgggcttaattaattattcgggttgattaaatggatGAGAGTCAAGTTGTATGAGCCGGTTCGGTCTACTCTCAAGTTTAGGAATATGCTGTTTAAGATTTTGGGTGTAGGGCAGTATTATAAATATTGGGTTTTAGGTCCCTACGACCATCATTcattcttccccactttaccactaaaatGAGAGCATCAAGAATTCTAAGGGGCTACAGAAAATCCATggccaagaaagaaaaattgtgaAGAACGAAATCGATTGTCTTTAGCATACAAGGTGAAATGTACAAATCGatcatttatgttttgattCGACTTCGTGTTCTAGTTATCTATATGAGAATCTATTAGGGTCtgttgtgaaaccctaaatagtCTGACATaaataactattaaaaaaaatgtataacaataaacaattcaatacaatgttacaatttacttCCGTTTCATTAAAATTTTAGAGATAGATTgagattgattaaaaaaaaataaaaataatttcttttagGCCAATTCTCTTTTAACTCTTCGTCATTCCCTTCCCTAAACAATGACTCTCAAGCATGATTCTAAGTAATGGTATCGAATTGGTCGTATCAGTCATATTAAATTGACATCGGCTAAGACCAATATCCATATCTGACTGATCAATATTAGCTAAggggtaaaataaaaaaatatatatattttttgtgaaAAGCAAAGGCAAAATTGATCGATACAGCTTGATCAAATTTGATCCGGATCAATATTAACAGAGACCAAAATTGAGAACCTTCCACAAACAATGGCAcagttttgattattttttgtataaaattgTAGTGATTTattcaaattgaacaattatgaGCCTTCAAaccacttaagaaaagaattccAAAGTAGGTACATTTAGAATCCacttagacttaaataggttcgTAGATCAGTTAAGACGCGgttaaggcccatttaaggtAGTTCGATTAAAGTCTATTCGGTCGATcggcccgattataaaccaTACCATATCCCCTAAAGTTAGGcctgtttacttaaacgggcattcacaatataaggcttccaagtggtcaagcccaaATAGAcccaatcaaaaccaacccaacccgattgattgacacccctaagctATAGGACAATGTTCCTAAGTTGCGCGGTGAATTCATCATGTGAATCTGACAAAGAACACCCCATGCATGCGACACGCCCTACACCCGGCCAAGGTGGCCGGCGGTGAACAGATTAGGGAAACTCGGTCCTAGGCTATATAATACAAGGTCAGTTTGACAAAACAGAAGTATTCTTTGTACGTTctcttattttaatatattattttatttatcgattcattataaaaaaaaaaaaaaagtaacattaAGAGAAGAGGGGGATTCCCAACTTTTAATACTTCCGCTTTTTTCTGTGTTTAATCTcattcaaggattaaagtatcggtatcggtcgccgtatcggtcgatcaaaattaagatacgtatcggagggtatcgtatcgtatcggagatacgctaaagatacgcacataaatggatagggaacacatttttatacactNNNNNNNNNNNNNNNNNNNNNNNNNNNNNNNNNNNNNNNNNNNNNNNNNNNNNNNNNNNNNNNNNNNNNNNNNNNNNNNNNNNNNNNNNNNNNNNNNNNNNNNNNNNNNNNNNNNNNNNNNNNNNNNNNNNNNNNNNNNNNNNNNNNNNNNNNNNNNNNNNNNNNNNNNNNNNNNNNNNNNNNNNNNNNNNNNNNNNNNNNNNNNNNNNNNNNNNNNNNNNNNNNNNNNNNNNNNNNNNNNNNNNNNNNNNNNNNNNNNNNNNNNNNNNNNNNNNNNNNNNNNNNNNNNNNNNNNNNNNNNNNNNNNNNNNNNNNNNNNNNNNNNNNNNNNNNNNNNNNNNNNNNNNNNNNNNNNNNNNNNNNNNNNNNNNNNNNNNNNNNNNNNNNNNNNNNNNNNNNNNNNNNNNNNNNNNNNNNNNNNNNNNNNNNNNNNNNNNNNNNNNNNNNNNNNNNNNNNNNNNNNNNNNNNNNNNNNNNNNNNNNNNNNNNNNNNNNNNNNNNNNNNNNNNNNNNNNNNNNNNNNNNNNNNNNNNNNNNNNNNNNNNNNNNNNNNNNNNNNNNNNNNNNNNNNNNNNNNNNNNNNNNNNNNNNNNNNNNNNNNNNNNNNNNNNNNNNNNNNNNNNNNNNNNNNNNNNNNNNNNNNNNNNNNNNNNNNNNNNNNNNNNNNNNNNNNNNNNNNNNNNNNNNNNNNNNNNNNNNNNNNNNNNNNNNNNNNNNNNNNNNNNNNNNNNNNNNNNNNNNNNNNNNNNNNNNNNNNNNNNNNNNNNNNNNNNNNNNNNNNNNNNNNNNNNNNNNNNNNNNNNNNNNNNNNTATTTAggaattataagttatgacattatttttaagagttgaatgaactaaattttctaaaaaaaaaaattttttggggggatttttcttttttttttttttttggtagaggaaTCTGTGTTTGGTGAATACAATTTTTATTGGATAGAGCATTTTGGCAATTTTATTGCTAAAGAGAGTGTTGAATTTTcccttttcataaaaaaataaaaaataaaaaaaaagagttgaattTTATCGTATTATCCccaattaaggatgtgaatttgtaactgaaaccgtttaccaaaatcgaaccaatccATTTACTCCGAaaccgcaaaaccgtttagtaaatggtgcggttatggtttcaagtttcaggccgattagctaaatgggtcgggtcgattttaaccgtggaaccc includes the following:
- the LOC122073229 gene encoding cytosolic sulfotransferase 5-like, which produces MAKAEAEAEAEADPKEENESSYQRYKILISSLPKEEGWAFENYFCHYQGFWYPDIYCPGVLAVQDHFKARSSDIIIATTPKSGTTWIKALLFAAVNRGMYPPTYNHHPLLSENPQLLVPFLEITVYNGEIIPDLEILPSPRLFGTHISFTSLPQRMIDSGSRIVYLYRNPKDVFVSLWHFNNKIRATVSKPPLSAMEAFERFCKGVYQFGPFWDHVLVYWRASLERPQQVLFINYEELQADPGGVLKRVAHFVGFPFTSEEEKEQGLVDKILRLCSFENLSSLEVNKTGKHSSSLGYEAFFRKGKVGDWANYLTSEMIERIDQITEEKFHGHGLKFC